In a genomic window of Vicinamibacterales bacterium:
- a CDS encoding molybdopterin-dependent oxidoreductase has translation MSTTRPPAPPLDIETIRTYGPHTAYARDVRTESGVEPDRYVRTHCCFCGQQCGMQLKVKDNTIIGIEPWYDFPFNGGMLCPKGVKRYLQQAHPDRLLHALEAAPATSSGFQRLDYESAIRRTADAIDRIQRQHGRDAFAVLSGASLTTEKTYLMGKFAHMCLRTANIDYNGRLCMVSAAAGNKKAFGIDRAANPWSDILDADVVLVAGANVAECAPITTNYIWQARERGAKVMVVDPRITPLARTCDLFLPVKPGRDTALFNGLLHLMIECDWVDRAFIDARTVGFEAVAAEVATWTPRRTAEVTGIAEARIRQAAEWWGTARTSFLLHARGLEHHSHGVANVLSAINIVLASGRIGRPGCGYATITGQGNGQGGREHGQKCDQLPGGRDLGNPQHRAEIAAIWDMPAEDLPQPGVDAYEIIRKIDRGEIKGLLSVCFNPVVSLPDNNFVRQALDKLDFYVAIDFFLSESARYANVVLPGSLHEEDEGTVTQIEGRVIRINKAVDPPGDARADWRIIQDLARALGRERGLTFSHPAEIFEELRVASRGTVIDYSGITYDRIDHEYGVFWPCPSEVPAGAALPGPQGTVRLFEAGSWNPVARGAGPFYFPDGKARFLPTPYQGPAEDVDEEYPVILTTGRVVSQFLSGNQTRRIGPLVDHYPEPRLELHPRLADALGIGEDDWVLVESRRGDCTLGPRSSARSGRTQCSSRTIGLAARAPTS, from the coding sequence ATGAGTACGACGAGACCACCTGCGCCTCCTCTCGACATCGAGACCATCCGCACGTACGGGCCGCACACCGCCTATGCACGTGACGTTCGGACCGAGTCGGGCGTCGAGCCCGATCGATACGTCAGGACGCATTGCTGCTTCTGCGGCCAGCAGTGCGGCATGCAGCTCAAGGTGAAGGACAACACGATTATCGGCATCGAGCCCTGGTACGACTTCCCGTTCAATGGCGGCATGCTCTGCCCCAAGGGCGTCAAGCGCTACCTCCAGCAGGCGCATCCCGACCGCCTGCTGCACGCCCTCGAGGCCGCGCCGGCCACATCGTCCGGGTTTCAGAGGTTGGACTACGAGTCGGCGATCCGCCGGACGGCCGATGCCATCGATCGGATCCAGCGCCAACATGGCCGAGACGCCTTCGCCGTGCTCTCGGGCGCGAGTTTGACCACGGAGAAGACGTACCTGATGGGCAAGTTCGCCCACATGTGCCTCCGGACCGCCAATATCGACTACAACGGCCGGCTCTGCATGGTGAGCGCCGCCGCCGGCAACAAGAAGGCCTTCGGCATCGACCGGGCGGCGAATCCGTGGAGTGACATTCTCGACGCGGACGTCGTCCTCGTCGCCGGCGCGAACGTCGCGGAATGTGCGCCGATCACGACGAACTACATCTGGCAAGCTCGCGAACGCGGCGCCAAGGTGATGGTCGTAGACCCGCGCATCACGCCGCTCGCGCGCACCTGCGACCTGTTCCTCCCCGTGAAGCCTGGACGCGACACCGCCCTGTTCAACGGATTGCTCCACCTGATGATCGAGTGCGACTGGGTCGACCGCGCCTTCATCGACGCTCGCACCGTGGGATTCGAGGCGGTCGCTGCAGAAGTGGCGACCTGGACACCACGCCGCACGGCCGAGGTGACCGGCATTGCAGAGGCGCGCATCCGGCAGGCCGCTGAGTGGTGGGGCACGGCTCGCACCAGCTTCCTCCTGCACGCCCGCGGCCTCGAACATCACAGTCATGGCGTGGCCAACGTGTTGAGCGCCATCAACATCGTGCTCGCCTCGGGCCGCATCGGCCGGCCAGGTTGTGGTTACGCCACGATCACGGGTCAGGGCAACGGTCAGGGCGGCCGTGAACATGGCCAGAAGTGTGATCAGCTGCCCGGAGGCCGCGACCTCGGCAACCCGCAGCATCGCGCCGAGATCGCGGCGATCTGGGACATGCCGGCCGAGGATCTCCCCCAGCCAGGCGTGGATGCCTACGAGATCATCCGCAAGATCGATCGAGGCGAGATCAAGGGTCTGCTGAGCGTCTGCTTCAACCCCGTCGTCTCGCTGCCGGACAACAACTTCGTGCGACAGGCCCTCGACAAACTCGACTTCTACGTGGCGATCGACTTCTTCCTGAGTGAGAGCGCGCGCTACGCGAACGTCGTGCTGCCCGGTTCACTCCACGAGGAAGACGAAGGCACCGTCACGCAGATCGAAGGCCGCGTGATTCGCATCAACAAGGCGGTCGATCCGCCCGGTGATGCGCGAGCCGACTGGCGCATCATCCAGGACCTCGCACGCGCGCTCGGCCGCGAACGCGGGCTCACGTTCTCACACCCGGCCGAGATCTTCGAGGAACTGCGCGTCGCGTCACGAGGTACCGTCATCGACTACTCCGGGATCACCTACGACCGTATCGATCACGAATACGGGGTGTTTTGGCCCTGCCCGTCCGAGGTGCCGGCCGGGGCTGCTCTGCCAGGGCCGCAGGGTACCGTCCGGTTGTTCGAAGCCGGATCGTGGAATCCAGTGGCTCGTGGCGCGGGTCCGTTCTACTTTCCGGACGGCAAGGCCCGCTTCCTTCCGACGCCCTATCAGGGACCGGCCGAAGACGTGGACGAGGAGTACCCGGTCATCCTGACGACGGGCCGGGTCGTCAGTCAATTCCTGTCCGGCAACCAGACGCGCCGGATCGGCCCGCTCGTCGATCACTATCCGGAGCCTCGCCTCGAGCTGCATCCTCGCCTGGCAGACGCGCTGGGCATCGGCGAGGACGATTGGGTGCTGGTCGAGAGCCGGCGCGGCGACTGCACGCTCGGGCCTCGGTCGTCCGCACGATCAGGCCGGACACAGTGTTCATCCCGTACCATTGGGCTGGCCGCAAGAGCGCCAACCAGCTGA
- a CDS encoding PIN domain-containing protein, whose translation MRRRLRHSCRMSRLALNEDAALHYPQIRADLKRRGAMIGANDLFIAAHARALGLIPVTNDTAEFERVLGLKADNWALPPRRSRRR comes from the coding sequence ATGCGGCGGCGCTTGCGGCACTCCTGCCGTATGTCGAGGCTGGCTCTCAACGAGGACGCCGCGCTCCACTATCCGCAGATCCGCGCCGACCTGAAGCGGCGTGGTGCGATGATCGGAGCCAACGACCTCTTCATCGCGGCGCATGCGCGCGCCCTCGGCTTGATACCTGTCACGAACGACACGGCCGAGTTCGAGCGGGTCCTCGGCTTGAAGGCCGACAATTGGGCACTGCCGCCTCGTCGTTCACGTAGACGATGA
- a CDS encoding AbrB/MazE/SpoVT family DNA-binding domain-containing protein: MPRTAKVFMTNRSQAVRLPKEFQVATDEVLIRKVGDDVILSPRPRD; this comes from the coding sequence ATGCCCCGCACCGCCAAGGTCTTCATGACCAACCGCAGTCAGGCCGTCCGCCTGCCGAAGGAATTCCAGGTCGCCACGGACGAGGTCCTGATACGCAAGGTTGGCGACGATGTGATCCTTTCGCCCAGGCCCCGCGACTAG
- a CDS encoding metalloregulator ArsR/SmtB family transcription factor: MNSPLRTFKAEIFQALGHPTRIAIVEALRDGELTAGTLLTHVPVEPANLSQHLAVLRTKQVVHSRKAGSQVYYTLRDPVLIEVLDVLKRYFNAHLQQSVARLDEIHADHARSL, translated from the coding sequence GTGAATTCGCCACTTCGCACGTTCAAGGCTGAGATCTTCCAAGCCCTCGGGCACCCCACGCGGATCGCGATCGTGGAAGCACTCCGCGATGGCGAACTCACCGCCGGCACCCTCCTGACCCACGTGCCTGTGGAGCCCGCCAACCTCTCGCAACACCTCGCGGTGCTGCGCACCAAGCAGGTGGTGCACAGCCGCAAGGCCGGCAGCCAGGTCTACTACACACTCCGCGATCCGGTGCTCATCGAAGTGCTCGATGTGTTGAAGCGGTATTTCAACGCGCACCTGCAGCAGAGCGTGGCGAGGCTCGACGAGATCCACGCGGACCACGCCCGCTCGCTATGA
- a CDS encoding SulP family inorganic anion transporter, which translates to MTRPARWLATWRPKLLDMLAVYNRQTFTADVIAGLTVGVVALPLAMAFGIASGATPQAGIYTAIVGGFLVSLLGGASIQVSGPTGAFVVIVSGIIAAHGISGLLMVTMMAGIILVFLAVTGLGEAVKFIPRPVVVGFTNGIALLIATTQIKDFLGLAIPEPPSEFFARMEALAAGLPRWNPAAFALAAVSLALVLLVPRVVKRVPGSIVALVLATTAVATLGLPVETIGSKFGGIPNGLPVVAIPEFRADLLLPLLPSALTVALLAAVESLLSAVVADTMTGDRHNSSAELMGQGVANLMSPLVGGIPVTGAIARTATNFRSGARTPVSGLVHAVTLLLIVLLLAPLATHVPLATLAAVLFVVAYNMGEWREIGSIWRLEWADKSVWALTFALTVMADLTLAVEVGMALAALLYIYRVTDTTIVSTLSQNDIEDGRVHILQDRVVPPEVTVLRILGPFLFGMTDKLADATADLSAFSNIVILRLRNMTAIDATGLHAIEVLNDRLTASGRTLLLCGARAQPAAFLEQAEFIEHVGANNILPHVEAALRRAQELRRGFPGVADDTARDLARASL; encoded by the coding sequence ATGACCCGCCCCGCGCGGTGGCTCGCCACCTGGCGCCCGAAGCTGCTCGACATGCTGGCGGTCTACAACCGCCAGACCTTCACCGCCGATGTGATCGCCGGTCTGACGGTGGGTGTCGTGGCCCTACCGCTGGCCATGGCGTTCGGGATCGCGTCGGGCGCGACGCCGCAGGCGGGTATCTACACCGCGATCGTCGGTGGCTTCCTGGTGTCGCTGCTCGGGGGAGCGAGTATCCAGGTCAGTGGGCCCACCGGCGCCTTCGTGGTGATCGTCAGCGGCATCATCGCCGCCCATGGCATCTCGGGACTGCTGATGGTCACGATGATGGCCGGCATCATCCTCGTGTTCCTTGCAGTCACGGGGCTTGGGGAAGCGGTGAAGTTCATTCCCCGGCCCGTCGTCGTCGGCTTCACCAATGGCATCGCGCTGCTAATCGCGACGACGCAAATCAAGGATTTCCTCGGTCTGGCCATCCCCGAGCCGCCGAGCGAGTTCTTCGCCCGCATGGAGGCGCTGGCGGCGGGCCTGCCGCGCTGGAATCCGGCGGCGTTCGCGCTGGCGGCGGTGTCCCTGGCGCTGGTACTCCTCGTGCCGCGTGTGGTGAAGCGGGTGCCGGGATCGATCGTGGCGCTGGTGCTGGCCACGACTGCGGTCGCAACTCTCGGACTGCCTGTCGAGACCATCGGATCCAAGTTCGGCGGCATCCCGAATGGCCTCCCCGTGGTCGCCATTCCTGAATTTCGTGCCGACCTGCTGCTGCCGCTGCTGCCATCGGCCCTGACCGTGGCGCTGCTGGCGGCAGTGGAGAGCCTGCTCTCGGCCGTGGTCGCCGACACGATGACCGGTGATCGCCACAACTCGAGCGCAGAACTCATGGGGCAGGGCGTGGCCAATCTGATGTCGCCGCTGGTTGGCGGGATCCCGGTGACCGGCGCAATCGCGCGGACGGCCACGAACTTCCGATCGGGCGCTCGCACGCCGGTATCCGGCTTGGTGCATGCGGTCACGCTGCTGCTGATCGTCCTGCTGCTGGCGCCATTGGCGACGCATGTGCCGCTGGCCACGCTGGCCGCCGTGCTGTTCGTCGTCGCCTACAACATGGGCGAGTGGCGGGAAATCGGCAGCATCTGGCGTCTGGAGTGGGCGGACAAGTCGGTGTGGGCCCTGACCTTCGCCCTCACTGTGATGGCAGATCTGACGCTGGCCGTGGAAGTGGGCATGGCGCTGGCGGCACTGCTCTACATCTATCGCGTCACCGACACCACCATCGTCTCGACCCTGTCGCAGAACGACATCGAAGACGGGCGCGTGCACATCCTCCAGGACCGGGTGGTGCCGCCCGAGGTCACGGTCCTCCGGATCCTGGGACCATTCCTGTTCGGGATGACCGACAAGCTGGCTGATGCCACGGCGGACCTGTCGGCGTTCTCCAACATCGTGATTCTTCGATTGCGCAACATGACGGCCATTGACGCCACGGGCCTGCACGCCATCGAAGTGCTCAACGACCGTCTCACGGCGTCGGGCCGCACGCTCCTCCTGTGTGGCGCACGGGCCCAGCCGGCCGCCTTCCTCGAGCAGGCGGAGTTCATCGAGCACGTCGGCGCGAACAACATCCTGCCCCACGTCGAAGCAGCACTCCGCCGAGCCCAGGAGCTTCGCCGCGGGTTCCCCGGCGTCGCGGACGACACCGCGCGCGACCTCGCCCGGGCGTCACTGTAA
- a CDS encoding malic enzyme-like NAD(P)-binding protein produces the protein MPLTRRALALHAAAPAGKLALALTKPCDTPDDLSLAYSPGVAAPCLAIHDDPAAVYCYTGRSNLVGVITNGSAVLGLGNIGPAAAKPVMEGKAALFKRFADIDAFDLELAAERVDDVVSACVMLQPTFGGINLEDIKAPECFEIEEALRQRLAIPVFHDDQHGTAVIVGAALLNALECVGKAATSVRVVINGAGASAIACGTHLKRLGVRPDHMIMCDSHGVIYDERPGGLNRYKGAFASATRARTLAEALAGADVFLGLSVKDSVPAALLRTMSPSPVVFALANPDPDIPYDEIRAVRADAVVATGRSDHPNQVNNLLGFPGIFRGALDTRASTINDAILLAATEAIRAVAHEPAPAVVRALYPDEDLGFGPHYLIPKPFDPRVVVRVAAAVAEAAMRTGVAGQAVDLTSYAADVARRTARPIGVAIPGGRP, from the coding sequence ATGCCCCTGACGCGTCGCGCGCTCGCGCTCCACGCCGCCGCCCCCGCCGGAAAACTCGCCCTCGCACTGACCAAGCCGTGCGACACGCCAGACGACCTCAGCCTGGCCTACAGCCCGGGCGTCGCGGCTCCGTGCCTGGCGATTCACGACGACCCCGCGGCGGTCTACTGCTACACGGGGCGCTCGAACCTCGTCGGGGTCATCACCAATGGGTCGGCTGTGCTCGGCCTCGGCAATATCGGTCCGGCGGCGGCGAAGCCGGTGATGGAAGGCAAAGCCGCCCTCTTCAAGCGGTTCGCGGACATCGACGCCTTCGATCTCGAACTCGCCGCGGAACGGGTCGACGACGTCGTCTCGGCCTGCGTGATGCTGCAGCCCACCTTTGGGGGCATCAACCTCGAAGACATCAAGGCCCCGGAGTGCTTCGAGATCGAGGAGGCCCTCCGCCAGCGCCTCGCGATTCCGGTATTCCACGACGATCAGCACGGCACCGCGGTCATCGTCGGCGCGGCGCTCCTCAACGCGCTCGAGTGCGTGGGCAAGGCGGCGACATCGGTGCGGGTCGTCATCAACGGGGCTGGCGCCAGCGCCATCGCCTGCGGCACCCACTTGAAGCGGCTTGGCGTGCGGCCCGACCACATGATCATGTGCGACTCGCACGGGGTCATCTACGACGAACGTCCCGGCGGGCTCAACCGCTACAAGGGCGCCTTTGCGAGCGCGACCCGTGCGCGGACGCTGGCAGAGGCGCTCGCGGGCGCCGATGTCTTTCTCGGGTTGTCCGTCAAAGACAGCGTGCCCGCCGCCCTCCTGCGAACCATGAGCCCCTCGCCCGTGGTCTTCGCGCTGGCCAACCCGGACCCCGACATTCCCTACGACGAGATCCGCGCGGTACGAGCCGATGCCGTCGTTGCCACCGGGCGGTCCGACCATCCGAACCAGGTCAATAATTTGTTGGGTTTCCCCGGCATCTTTCGCGGCGCGCTCGATACCCGCGCGTCCACCATCAACGACGCCATCCTGCTGGCAGCGACCGAGGCCATTCGCGCGGTCGCCCACGAGCCGGCACCAGCCGTGGTTCGGGCGCTCTATCCGGACGAAGACCTCGGGTTCGGCCCGCACTACCTGATCCCGAAGCCGTTCGACCCGCGCGTCGTCGTGCGCGTGGCGGCGGCGGTGGCCGAGGCGGCGATGCGCACCGGCGTGGCCGGGCAAGCCGTGGACCTGACGAGCTACGCCGCGGACGTGGCGAGGCGCACCGCTCGCCCGATCGGTGTGGCGATCCCGGGAGGCCGCCCATGA
- a CDS encoding TonB-dependent receptor: protein MCQRLVLLVGLCGLAASIAFAQSPSVVTVVVQSDGVPVPQATVAIGAGTADTDERGRAVLRVASGPVSVVVTKPGFAEVRQPVTVTEGAMDVVVNLPPLPAVEEAVVVVASTRTGRRVEDQPTRVEVLGREEIEEKMLMTPGDIVMMLNEMGGLRVQATSPSIGAASVRVQGMKGRHTRFLSDGLPLFGQQVGGLGLLQIPPMDLGQVEVIKGVASAMYGAGAMGGVVNLLTRRPGETRALDLLVNQSTLGATDGVAFLATPLAPAWRLTVLAGGHRQTRTDRDGDGWADVAGYARAIVRPRLFWDGGHGRSAFLTAGGTMEDRDGGTMPGTALPATGLPFAEALDTRRFDVGGTAQAIVDGRFVLTTRGAAAWQRHDHGFGALRERDRHQTVFGEVALRGTAGRHTWVAGAAYERDAYTPIDVPRFAYRYDVPGVFGQDDVDVAGWLSVSAGARVDWHSQYRAFVSPRVAAVTRVGAWTSRLSVGRGFFATTPVTEETEAAGLTRLEVPRPVRAEQGTSVSLDVTRSLGPLTVTATAFGSRISDPAVVERDTRYALVNRDRATTNAGTEWLATLRHGPWAATGTYTYVRSREEADAGRQDVPLTPRHSAGLVGMWEDEDWGRVGLEVYYTGRQHLEVNPYRRTSAAYVVLGALAEKRIGRVRLFVNAENLTDVRQTRWDPVLRPDRGRDGRWTVDAWAPLDGRAINGGVRVGF, encoded by the coding sequence ATGTGTCAGCGTCTCGTCCTGTTGGTCGGGCTCTGCGGACTGGCGGCGTCGATTGCGTTCGCGCAGTCGCCGTCGGTGGTCACGGTCGTCGTGCAATCCGACGGCGTCCCCGTGCCCCAGGCGACCGTCGCGATCGGGGCGGGCACGGCGGACACCGACGAGCGTGGCCGGGCGGTGCTTCGCGTGGCGTCCGGGCCCGTCTCGGTGGTGGTCACGAAACCGGGCTTCGCCGAGGTCCGACAGCCCGTCACGGTCACCGAGGGCGCCATGGACGTGGTCGTCAATCTCCCGCCCCTCCCGGCCGTCGAGGAAGCCGTCGTGGTGGTCGCCTCGACCAGGACCGGCCGGCGCGTCGAGGACCAGCCCACGCGGGTCGAGGTCCTCGGACGCGAGGAGATCGAGGAGAAGATGCTCATGACGCCCGGCGACATCGTCATGATGCTCAACGAGATGGGCGGACTGCGCGTGCAGGCGACCTCGCCGTCCATCGGCGCGGCGAGCGTGCGGGTGCAGGGGATGAAAGGCCGCCATACCCGATTCCTGAGCGACGGCCTGCCGCTGTTCGGCCAGCAGGTCGGCGGCCTCGGCCTGTTGCAGATTCCCCCGATGGACCTCGGACAGGTGGAGGTCATCAAGGGCGTGGCTTCGGCGATGTACGGAGCCGGGGCCATGGGCGGCGTCGTGAACCTGCTCACGCGCCGCCCGGGCGAGACCAGGGCTCTGGATCTGCTCGTGAACCAGTCCACACTGGGCGCGACCGATGGCGTGGCGTTCCTGGCGACGCCCCTGGCCCCCGCGTGGCGGCTCACCGTGCTCGCTGGGGGGCATCGTCAGACTCGCACCGACCGCGACGGCGACGGGTGGGCGGACGTGGCCGGCTACGCGCGCGCAATCGTCCGACCGCGACTCTTCTGGGACGGTGGCCACGGGCGGTCGGCGTTCCTCACCGCGGGAGGCACCATGGAAGACCGCGACGGCGGGACGATGCCTGGGACGGCCCTGCCCGCCACCGGCCTGCCGTTCGCGGAGGCACTCGACACGCGCCGGTTCGATGTGGGCGGAACGGCGCAGGCCATCGTCGATGGGCGATTCGTCCTGACCACCCGCGGGGCGGCCGCCTGGCAGCGCCACGATCACGGATTCGGGGCGCTGCGCGAGCGCGATCGCCACCAGACGGTGTTCGGCGAGGTGGCGCTGCGGGGCACGGCCGGACGCCACACGTGGGTCGCCGGTGCCGCGTACGAGCGCGACGCCTACACGCCGATCGACGTGCCCCGGTTCGCCTACCGCTATGACGTCCCGGGCGTGTTCGGGCAGGACGACGTCGACGTCGCGGGGTGGCTCTCCGTGTCGGCCGGTGCGCGCGTCGACTGGCACAGCCAGTATCGTGCGTTCGTGAGCCCGCGCGTGGCCGCCGTCACGCGCGTGGGGGCGTGGACGAGCCGCCTGTCGGTCGGCCGCGGCTTCTTCGCGACCACTCCCGTCACGGAGGAGACCGAAGCGGCGGGCCTCACCCGGCTGGAGGTGCCACGGCCCGTTCGCGCCGAGCAGGGCACGAGCGTGTCCCTCGATGTGACGAGGAGCCTCGGGCCGCTGACCGTGACGGCCACCGCCTTTGGCTCCCGCATCAGCGATCCCGCCGTCGTCGAGCGGGACACGCGATACGCCCTCGTCAACCGGGACAGGGCGACGACCAACGCGGGCACCGAGTGGCTCGCGACCCTGCGGCATGGCCCGTGGGCGGCGACGGGCACGTACACGTACGTGCGCTCGCGTGAGGAGGCGGACGCGGGCCGCCAAGACGTGCCGCTCACGCCCCGTCACTCCGCCGGCCTCGTGGGGATGTGGGAGGACGAGGATTGGGGCCGAGTGGGGCTCGAGGTCTACTACACCGGCCGACAGCACCTCGAGGTCAATCCCTACCGGCGCACGTCGGCCGCCTACGTCGTCCTCGGCGCGCTCGCGGAGAAGCGCATCGGCCGTGTGCGGCTCTTCGTGAACGCGGAGAACCTGACCGACGTCCGCCAGACGCGCTGGGATCCGGTGCTGCGCCCGGACCGCGGCCGCGATGGGCGCTGGACGGTGGATGCCTGGGCGCCGCTCGACGGGCGGGCGATCAACGGCGGCGTCCGCGTCGGATTCTGA
- a CDS encoding helix-turn-helix domain-containing protein: MQYAEHPVHRALAPYVRVIWSFDWNAAPTAVAPERVMPDGVVELIFHYRTPFSMQLGDGPATRQPTSFALLQGRRFIEITPAGPSGFVAVRFQPWGARHFLDLPLSELADREVPAGEIWGRAASTLEARLAEASDASRGSTLVQDFLLERFEAASELAEHVTRAMWTTGGAIRPKELAGRLGITERHLERLCNRDLGMPPKQVARLARFLRACSAIRRSRHGLLTGVAQACGYYDQSHFIGDFREFAGMTPGAFARDRSVSALDLEQGA, translated from the coding sequence ATGCAGTACGCGGAACATCCCGTGCACCGGGCCCTGGCGCCCTACGTCCGCGTGATCTGGTCATTCGATTGGAACGCGGCGCCGACGGCGGTTGCGCCGGAACGCGTCATGCCCGACGGCGTCGTGGAGCTCATCTTCCACTACCGCACGCCGTTCAGCATGCAGCTGGGCGATGGGCCGGCGACGCGTCAGCCGACGAGCTTTGCCTTGCTGCAAGGCCGGCGCTTCATCGAGATCACCCCGGCGGGCCCGAGCGGCTTCGTCGCGGTCCGCTTCCAGCCCTGGGGGGCGCGGCACTTCCTCGACCTGCCGCTGTCGGAGCTGGCGGATAGAGAGGTGCCGGCGGGCGAGATCTGGGGGCGTGCGGCATCGACCCTCGAGGCACGGCTGGCCGAGGCGTCCGACGCCTCCCGAGGCTCGACGCTCGTGCAGGACTTCCTCCTCGAGCGCTTCGAGGCCGCGTCCGAGCTGGCGGAGCACGTCACCCGCGCCATGTGGACCACCGGCGGCGCCATCCGGCCGAAGGAGCTGGCGGGTCGTCTGGGCATCACCGAGCGCCACCTCGAACGCCTCTGCAACCGCGATCTGGGGATGCCGCCCAAACAGGTGGCGCGTCTCGCACGGTTCCTCCGCGCGTGCTCCGCCATCCGCCGCAGCCGGCATGGGTTACTGACCGGCGTGGCCCAGGCCTGCGGATACTACGACCAGTCGCATTTCATCGGCGACTTCCGCGAGTTCGCGGGGATGACGCCGGGAGCATTCGCCCGCGACCGCTCGGTGTCAGCACTCGACCTCGAGCAAGGCGCGTAA
- a CDS encoding DoxX family protein, which yields MIATAPLPTAQLPTTRWRGTFARLDPAAADLGQAVLRVTLGAVLLPHGAQHLIGWFGGFGFSATLAWMTGALGFPAPLAAVAIVLEVMAPVALILGIASRAAGLAMAGFMAVAASTHVANGFFMNWFGSQPAGVEGFEYHLLAVAMALTVAAQGGGAWAIDRLFDGAPRARTGGPVRTARRP from the coding sequence ATGATTGCCACCGCTCCGCTCCCCACCGCGCAACTGCCCACCACTCGTTGGCGCGGCACCTTCGCCAGGCTCGATCCGGCAGCAGCCGACCTCGGCCAGGCCGTGCTCCGCGTCACCCTAGGTGCGGTTCTGCTTCCCCATGGCGCTCAGCACCTGATCGGCTGGTTCGGCGGCTTCGGCTTCAGCGCGACGCTGGCCTGGATGACCGGCGCGCTCGGATTCCCAGCGCCGCTCGCCGCGGTGGCCATCGTGCTCGAAGTGATGGCGCCGGTCGCGCTAATCCTGGGCATCGCCTCGCGCGCGGCCGGCCTGGCGATGGCCGGTTTCATGGCCGTGGCTGCCTCCACGCACGTGGCCAACGGGTTCTTCATGAACTGGTTCGGATCGCAGCCGGCGGGCGTGGAAGGCTTCGAGTACCACCTCCTGGCTGTCGCCATGGCGCTGACGGTCGCTGCGCAAGGCGGCGGGGCGTGGGCGATCGATCGCCTGTTCGACGGGGCACCTCGGGCCCGGACGGGAGGCCCCGTCAGAACCGCACGACGACCGTGA
- a CDS encoding MarR family transcriptional regulator, with amino-acid sequence MPRTRPGGVRQEIRQTRPFVSPAQEATVALLRTADVVRRHLTKVVQQEDITLQQYNVLRILRGAQGTPLSALEIQDRLIEEAPGVSRLIERLVAKGLVERARASSDRRLLECTISASGLQLLARLDAAVDRADTELVQPLGDKRVASLIGLLAAIRRARP; translated from the coding sequence ATGCCACGCACCCGCCCGGGCGGCGTCCGCCAGGAGATCAGGCAGACGCGGCCGTTCGTCTCGCCGGCCCAGGAAGCCACCGTCGCCCTGCTCCGCACGGCTGACGTGGTCCGTCGCCACCTGACGAAGGTGGTCCAGCAGGAAGACATCACGCTGCAGCAGTACAACGTCTTGCGCATTCTGCGCGGCGCTCAAGGGACGCCGCTGAGCGCGCTCGAGATCCAGGACCGCCTGATCGAGGAAGCACCCGGCGTGAGCCGGCTCATCGAGCGCCTGGTGGCGAAGGGCCTTGTGGAACGGGCGCGGGCATCGTCGGACCGCAGGCTGCTCGAGTGCACGATCTCAGCGTCCGGGCTCCAGCTCCTCGCGCGGCTCGACGCCGCAGTGGATCGTGCGGACACCGAACTGGTCCAGCCACTCGGCGACAAGCGGGTCGCGTCCCTCATCGGGCTGCTTGCGGCCATTCGCCGAGCTCGGCCCTAA